Proteins encoded in a region of the Zea mays cultivar B73 chromosome 2, Zm-B73-REFERENCE-NAM-5.0, whole genome shotgun sequence genome:
- the LOC100381721 gene encoding uncharacterized protein LOC100381721, with translation MDRIRDGRRGGVSVGGVPPPPPPRRRLRSNGGGGPRDSPRSERRRGERLMLNGGGGCASRDDGDDISDESLGDDDDDAEQELVPRYHQQRRSPSTAPPPSSPPPPGGGHHSSSSSGGGGYHNHHHGQHHQMQWKGGSNPIVSKAVDEMIGVPVPRKARSASTKRSSHEWPVPGGGTSGGSTGAGDGSQIQRPLSRPISPASASTTVPARKKLKPLGGGSSGGPGQASKQRPSPSPAPSTTPPQPPPPKMSKSPSFIQEEIEVAEVLFGLTRQFSCPPKQEVNHKLDPRDVPESKCGNSSSAPSSGARPSDSTSLSAIAPKRKKPRLAKYDEDSRPASPTKPELVEPSSKPEPPPVARSEAKMATSAATESGTSTAPAAVQLETLRKPEKTEDSELRPSEPDRRNHSLESQAELPASLPAPSVKPDAEAKPVGSEARNGEATATTKIELASDGARHDKFSIDLMAPPPGKLSDDIDASSDPDADKKGLDSEMDMLGRGNSEKKDGERTLGGLDIDLEDQKVQRIPADESTPKKLTLQLDLEKPSLGDEKSPSQRRQPHQHPQQLQQLKPSKAEIKHEKSAMPAVTPPIPIPVGGWLGNFPPFGYLSPVPGLSGAGLHHPMDVKPGSSSGLQHAALLPPPTRSKRCATHCYIAQFIQHQQRVAKMNSFWPPAVAAAAAAANRSGPLFGARPFSMGVVPPTDAASMLVNPMQGSYPIRAHTPMQEAKAPMATSFQGSLSKDKALGNAAGPESSQRKQPPAHETQQSTPMPNMLQALAFIFPFNQQHAMVAAANAANRAGDAKSSGASNAMPPSASAHTLAANSGATAMNLSFANLQPADAQFLAILQNGYQFQVAAHPGGPPYRGMAPPGPAVPFINGHVYSSPMLHPSQQQGAQPQSHQKTQLPNLPSSSQKHQPQHSQGLLGYAPNANAAAAASNSHNYSSGNQRPVLAHRQESDKTGEDGLSSDDKPSHSQKSGYEHNFAVPVHLPNFAMMPAAQPAGSQSEKKLSDHHHQQQQPQVSRGQGVRIDLASSQPFVMPFGSIGPPGSAPSGLDFSALAQSHAFLQSHQEAARHGYPQLNFAAAQSTQHKPQHGETKSVAGDSSLTHIAGDSQRKKSTSTKYSGDSQQHSLSFTRTESKNHVPPFLSGSTNESSSRTLSLIGTESSNTFMGSKSTNSTTPASTPPAASSSISQQHQHFLQMQVQHKHQHQQMIQHHHLNRPRSAAPSTQNSAGGYPDRLNMASFQNMMYPPNAAQGQGRVQSPQLKASSGRGTPSSTATTPPAAAPPNLIVMKTSSLHPQQAKIPMQALSTPGHQSQSSLSMSSSKMAPVTNLSTGGGDLSRSSNAPVASGSPSNSVSKSTGGSPPATGNAKGVQQPVQLPSPQQQLAKNSVSTCGSKSTPANHFSMAMPSILGQQPNSSPGSNTGSKQQSHMSSSMKQQPFPQGHFFISSTYAPQAPGAGGAAALGLYQKRPGDKTQPQAPHQQNALSAAAGSNMKSLHPSSGGFMHLAAATQSAGGGMPHTHMPAAQLSFGTMPVPLKPSSDQKPAAGK, from the exons ATGGACAGGATCCGGGACGGCAGGAGGGGCGGGGTGTCGGTCGGAGGcgttccgccgccgccgcctccgaggAGGCGCCTCAGGAGCAACGGCGGAGGGGGCCCCAGGGACTCGCCTCGCTCCGAGCGCCGACGGGGCGAGCGCCTCATGCTCAACGGCGGGGGTGGCTGCGCCAGTCGGGACGACGGCGACGACATCTCCGACGAGAGcctcggcgacgacgacgacgacgccgagcAGGAGCTCGTGCCGCGGTACCACCAGCAGCGGCGGTCACCGAGCACGGCGCCACCTCCTTCCTCGCCACCTCCGCCCGGCGGTGGCCACCACAGCAGTAGTAGCAGCGGTGGCGGGGGTTATCACAACCACCATCACGGCCAGCACCACCAGATGCAGTGGAAGGGCGGCTCCAATCCCATCGTGTCCAAGGCTGTAGACGAGATGATTGGTGTCCCTGTTCCGAGGAAAGCACGCTCCG CTTCAACGAAACGTTCTTCGCATGAGTGGCCTGTCCCCGGCGGCGGAACCAGTGGAGGCAGCACCGGCGCAGGAGACGGCTCGCAGATTCAACGGCCTTTGTCACGGCCAATCTCTCCAGCGTCAGCCTCCACTACCGTCCCGGCTCGGAAGAAGCTT AAACCACTTGGAGGTGGGAGCAGCGGTGGTCCAGGACAAGCGTCAAAGCAGCGACCATCACCGTCGCCAGCTCCATCAACAACCCCGCCACAACCACCGCCACCGAAGATGTCGAAGTCGCCGTCTTTCATTCAAGAGGAAATCGAGGTTGCCGAGGTGCTGTTCGGACTCACCAGGCAGTTCTCGTGCCCTCCCAAACAAGAGGTCAACCACAAGCTCGATCCCAGAGATGTGCCAGAGTCCAAGTGTGGGAACTCTTCGTCGGCCCCCTCTTCTGGCGCCCGACCCTCTGATTCCACCTCCCTTTCCGCTATAG CGCCAAAGAGGAAGAAACCACGGCTGGCGAAGTACGATGAAGATAGCCGTCCGGCGAGCCCAACGAAGCCAGAGTTGGTGGAGCCGTCCTCAAAGCCGGAGCCACCTCCTGTGGCTAGATCAGAAGCAAAGATGGCAACGTCGGCAGCAACCGAAAGTGGCACCAGCACCGCACCTGCGGCTGTTCAACTCGAGACTTTACGAAAGCCAGAGAAGACGGAGGACTCAGAGCTCCGTCCAAGCGAACCAGATCGGCGAAATCACAGCCTGGAGAGCCAGGCGGAGCTGCCGGCGTCGTTGCCGGCGCCTTCAGTCAAGCCGGATGCTGAAGCAAAGCCGGTAGGATCCGAGGCCAGGAACGGCGAAGCTACTGCGACGACAAAGAT TGAGCTGGCATCCGATGGCGCTCGGCATGACAAGTTTTCCATTGATCTCATG GCTCCCCCTCCTGGGAAGCTGTCTGATGATATagatgcctcctccgaccctgatGCAGATAAGAAGGGATTGGATTCTGAGATGGACATG TTGGGGAGAGGAAATTCGGAAAAGAAGGATGGTGAAAGGACTCTGGGAGGGCTGGATATTGATTTGGAGGACCAGAAGGTGCAAAGAATTCCAGCCGATGAGTCCACGCCCAAGAAGCTCACACTGCAGTTGGATTTGGAGAAGCCCAGTCTTGGTGATGAAAAATCACCATCACAGCGACGGCAGCCGCATCAACATCCACAACAATTGCAGCAGCTGAAGCCCTCAAAAGCTGAGATAAAGCACGAGAAATCTG CTATGCCTGCTGTTACACCACCTATACCTATACCCGTTGGAGGTTGGCTTGGGAATTTCCCACCGTTTGG TTACCTTAGTCCAGTCCCAGGCCTATCAGGAGCTGGTCTTCATCATCCCATGGACGTGAAGCCAGGGTCTTCTAGTGGATTACAG CATGCTGCATTGCTTCCACCGCCAACACGCTCAAAGAGATGTGCTACACATTGCTACATTGCGCAATTTATCCAGCACCAGCAGCGGGTTGCAAAGATGAACTCCTTCTGGCCGCCAGCTGTTGCagcggcagccgccgccgccaaCAGATCAGGGCCACTCTTTGGTGCAAGGCCATTCAGCATGGGTGTTGTGCCACCGACAGATGCTGCCTCTATGCTTGTGAACCCAATGCAGGGGAGCTACCCCATCAGGGCTCACACTCCAATGCAAGAAgcaaaggctcctatggctacttCATTCCAGGGGAGTCTCTCGAAGGATAAAGCACTGGGCAATGCTGCTGGTCCTGAATCAAGCCAGAGGAAACAACCGCCTGCTCATGAAACACAGCAGTCCACTCCCATGCCAAACATGCTG CAAGCCCTGGCATTCATCTTTCCATTCAATCAGCAACATGCTATGGTGGCAGCTGCAAATGCTGCCAATCGAGCAGGGGATGCAAAATCATCTGGAGCCAGCAATGCAATGCCGCCATCTGCCAGTGCTCACACTTTGGCAGCAAACTCTGGTGCCACGGCCATGAACTTGAGCTTTGCCAACTTGCAACCGGCTGATGCCCAGTTCTTGGCGATCTTACAGAATGGATACCAATTCCAGGTTGCTGCTCATCCTGGAGGGCCTCCATATCGAGGCATGGCACCACCAGGCCCAGCTGTTCCATTCATCAATGGACATGTGTATTCCTCTCCCATGCTGCACCCATCACAGCAGCAAGGTGCGCAACCACAAAGTCATCAGAAGACCCAGCTGCCAAACTTGCCCAGTTCATCACAGAAGCACCAGCCACAACATTCCCAAGGGCTATTGGGATATGCACCAAATGCTAACGCAGCAGCAGCTGCTAGTAATTCGCACAATTATTCAAGTGGAAATCAGCGCCCTGTCCTTGCGCACCGACAGGAGAGTGACAAAACTGGAGAAGATGGTCTATCGAGTGATGACAAGCCATCCCACTCTCAGAAGAGCGGGTATGAACACAATTTTGCTGTTCCAGTCCATCTACCGAATTTTGCAATGATGCCAGCTGCTCAACCTGCTGGCAGTCAGAGTGAGAAGAAGTTAAGTGACCAtcaccaccagcagcagcagccacaagTCAGTCGTGGCCAGGGTGTGAGGATTGATCTTGCGTCTTCTCAGCCTTTTGTGATGCCCTTTGGCTCCATTGGTCCTCCTGGAtctgccccatctggtctcgactTCTCGGCATTGGCGCAGAGCCATGCATTTTTACAGAGCCATCAAGAAGCAGCCCGGCATGGTTATCCTCAACTTAATTTTGCTGCAGCTCAATCTACGCAGCACAAGCCCCAGCATGGAGAAACAAAATCTGTCGCTGGGGATTCATCCTTGACACACATTGCCGGAGACAGCCAGAGAAAGAAATCAACTTCTACAAAGTATTCTGGTGATTCACAGCAGCATTCGCTGTCCTTCACCAGGACAGAAAGCAagaatcatgtgcctcctttcCTTAGTGGCAGCACAAATGAAAGTTCGTCCCGAACCCTAAGCCTTATTGGAACAGAATCTTCAAATACATTTATGGGAAGCAAATCCACAAATTCCACCACTCCTGCCTCAACACCACCTGCAGCTTCGTCTAGCATTTCTCAGCAGCACCAGCATTTCCTTCAGATGCAAGTGCAGCATAAGCATCAGCATCAGCAGATGATTCAGCACCACCATTTGAATCGGCCTAGATCTGCCGCACCAAGTACACAAAATAGTGCAGGTGGGTACCCAGACCGTCTCAATATGGCGAGCTTTCAGAATATGATGTACCCACCAAATGCTGCCCAAGGCCAAGGGAGAGTTCAATCCCCCCAGTTGAAGGCATCCTCAGGGAGAGGGACACCTTCATCTACTGCTACCACTCCCCCTGCTGCTGCACCCCCTAATTTGATTGTGATGAAGACAAGTAGTCTCCACCCGCAACAAGCAAAGATTCCTATGCAGGCTCTCTCCACTCCTGGTCACCAATCCCAGAGTTCTCTAAGCATGAGTTCATCAAAAATGGCTCCTGTAACTAACCTTTCTACTGGAGGAGGGGATCTATCTCGATCTTCAAATGCCCCTGTTGCTTCTGGTTCACCATCCAATTCGGTGTCCAAAAGCACTGGTGGCAGCCCGCCTGCCACAGGAAATGCAAAGGGTGTTCAGCAGCCTGTCCAATTGCCATCACCACAACAGCAGTTAGCCAAGAACTCTGTGTCGACGTGTGGCTCCAAGTCTACTCCTGCAAACCATTTCAGTATGGCTATGCCATCTATCCTTGGCCAACAGCCTAATTCATCGCCTGGTTCTAATACCGGGAGCAAGCAGCAGTCACATATGTCATCGTCAATGAAACAGCAGCCGTTCCCTCAAGGCCATTTCTTCATATCCAGCACGTATGCTCCTCAGGCTCCAGGAGCCGGCGGTGCTGCTGCCCTTGGCCTATACCAGAAGCGACCAGGCGACAAGACACAGCCACAGGCACCACACCAGCAGAACGCCTTGTCAG CCGCTGCTGGCAGTAACATGAAATCGCTTCATCCTTCGTCCGGTGGATTTATGCATCTCGCAGCGGCAACCCAGTCTGCAGGTGGTGGCATGCCACACACCCACATGCCCGCGGCGCAACTGAGTTTCGGAACAATGCCGGTGCCTTTAAAACCCTCAAGCGACCAGAAGCCCGCTGCTG GAAAATAA
- the LOC100381721 gene encoding uncharacterized protein isoform X1, whose amino-acid sequence MDRIRDGRRGGVSVGGVPPPPPPRRRLRSNGGGGPRDSPRSERRRGERLMLNGGGGCASRDDGDDISDESLGDDDDDAEQELVPRYHQQRRSPSTAPPPSSPPPPGGGHHSSSSSGGGGYHNHHHGQHHQMQWKGGSNPIVSKAVDEMIGVPVPRKARSASTKRSSHEWPVPGGGTSGGSTGAGDGSQIQRPLSRPISPASASTTVPARKKLKPLGGGSSGGPGQASKQRPSPSPAPSTTPPQPPPPKMSKSPSFIQEEIEVAEVLFGLTRQFSCPPKQEVNHKLDPRDVPESKCGNSSSAPSSGARPSDSTSLSAIAPKRKKPRLAKYDEDSRPASPTKPELVEPSSKPEPPPVARSEAKMATSAATESGTSTAPAAVQLETLRKPEKTEDSELRPSEPDRRNHSLESQAELPASLPAPSVKPDAEAKPVGSEARNGEATATTKIELASDGARHDKFSIDLMAPPPGKLSDDIDASSDPDADKKGLDSEMDMLGRGNSEKKDGERTLGGLDIDLEDQKVQRIPADESTPKKLTLQLDLEKPSLGDEKSPSQRRQPHQHPQQLQQLKPSKAEIKHEKSAMPAVTPPIPIPVGGWLGNFPPFGYLSPVPGLSGAGLHHPMDVKPGSSSGLQPSILQHAALLPPPTRSKRCATHCYIAQFIQHQQRVAKMNSFWPPAVAAAAAAANRSGPLFGARPFSMGVVPPTDAASMLVNPMQGSYPIRAHTPMQEAKAPMATSFQGSLSKDKALGNAAGPESSQRKQPPAHETQQSTPMPNMLQALAFIFPFNQQHAMVAAANAANRAGDAKSSGASNAMPPSASAHTLAANSGATAMNLSFANLQPADAQFLAILQNGYQFQVAAHPGGPPYRGMAPPGPAVPFINGHVYSSPMLHPSQQQGAQPQSHQKTQLPNLPSSSQKHQPQHSQGLLGYAPNANAAAAASNSHNYSSGNQRPVLAHRQESDKTGEDGLSSDDKPSHSQKSGYEHNFAVPVHLPNFAMMPAAQPAGSQSEKKLSDHHHQQQQPQVSRGQGVRIDLASSQPFVMPFGSIGPPGSAPSGLDFSALAQSHAFLQSHQEAARHGYPQLNFAAAQSTQHKPQHGETKSVAGDSSLTHIAGDSQRKKSTSTKYSGDSQQHSLSFTRTESKNHVPPFLSGSTNESSSRTLSLIGTESSNTFMGSKSTNSTTPASTPPAASSSISQQHQHFLQMQVQHKHQHQQMIQHHHLNRPRSAAPSTQNSAGGYPDRLNMASFQNMMYPPNAAQGQGRVQSPQLKASSGRGTPSSTATTPPAAAPPNLIVMKTSSLHPQQAKIPMQALSTPGHQSQSSLSMSSSKMAPVTNLSTGGGDLSRSSNAPVASGSPSNSVSKSTGGSPPATGNAKGVQQPVQLPSPQQQLAKNSVSTCGSKSTPANHFSMAMPSILGQQPNSSPGSNTGSKQQSHMSSSMKQQPFPQGHFFISSTYAPQAPGAGGAAALGLYQKRPGDKTQPQAPHQQNALSAAAGSNMKSLHPSSGGFMHLAAATQSAGGGMPHTHMPAAQLSFGTMPVPLKPSSDQKPAAGK is encoded by the exons ATGGACAGGATCCGGGACGGCAGGAGGGGCGGGGTGTCGGTCGGAGGcgttccgccgccgccgcctccgaggAGGCGCCTCAGGAGCAACGGCGGAGGGGGCCCCAGGGACTCGCCTCGCTCCGAGCGCCGACGGGGCGAGCGCCTCATGCTCAACGGCGGGGGTGGCTGCGCCAGTCGGGACGACGGCGACGACATCTCCGACGAGAGcctcggcgacgacgacgacgacgccgagcAGGAGCTCGTGCCGCGGTACCACCAGCAGCGGCGGTCACCGAGCACGGCGCCACCTCCTTCCTCGCCACCTCCGCCCGGCGGTGGCCACCACAGCAGTAGTAGCAGCGGTGGCGGGGGTTATCACAACCACCATCACGGCCAGCACCACCAGATGCAGTGGAAGGGCGGCTCCAATCCCATCGTGTCCAAGGCTGTAGACGAGATGATTGGTGTCCCTGTTCCGAGGAAAGCACGCTCCG CTTCAACGAAACGTTCTTCGCATGAGTGGCCTGTCCCCGGCGGCGGAACCAGTGGAGGCAGCACCGGCGCAGGAGACGGCTCGCAGATTCAACGGCCTTTGTCACGGCCAATCTCTCCAGCGTCAGCCTCCACTACCGTCCCGGCTCGGAAGAAGCTT AAACCACTTGGAGGTGGGAGCAGCGGTGGTCCAGGACAAGCGTCAAAGCAGCGACCATCACCGTCGCCAGCTCCATCAACAACCCCGCCACAACCACCGCCACCGAAGATGTCGAAGTCGCCGTCTTTCATTCAAGAGGAAATCGAGGTTGCCGAGGTGCTGTTCGGACTCACCAGGCAGTTCTCGTGCCCTCCCAAACAAGAGGTCAACCACAAGCTCGATCCCAGAGATGTGCCAGAGTCCAAGTGTGGGAACTCTTCGTCGGCCCCCTCTTCTGGCGCCCGACCCTCTGATTCCACCTCCCTTTCCGCTATAG CGCCAAAGAGGAAGAAACCACGGCTGGCGAAGTACGATGAAGATAGCCGTCCGGCGAGCCCAACGAAGCCAGAGTTGGTGGAGCCGTCCTCAAAGCCGGAGCCACCTCCTGTGGCTAGATCAGAAGCAAAGATGGCAACGTCGGCAGCAACCGAAAGTGGCACCAGCACCGCACCTGCGGCTGTTCAACTCGAGACTTTACGAAAGCCAGAGAAGACGGAGGACTCAGAGCTCCGTCCAAGCGAACCAGATCGGCGAAATCACAGCCTGGAGAGCCAGGCGGAGCTGCCGGCGTCGTTGCCGGCGCCTTCAGTCAAGCCGGATGCTGAAGCAAAGCCGGTAGGATCCGAGGCCAGGAACGGCGAAGCTACTGCGACGACAAAGAT TGAGCTGGCATCCGATGGCGCTCGGCATGACAAGTTTTCCATTGATCTCATG GCTCCCCCTCCTGGGAAGCTGTCTGATGATATagatgcctcctccgaccctgatGCAGATAAGAAGGGATTGGATTCTGAGATGGACATG TTGGGGAGAGGAAATTCGGAAAAGAAGGATGGTGAAAGGACTCTGGGAGGGCTGGATATTGATTTGGAGGACCAGAAGGTGCAAAGAATTCCAGCCGATGAGTCCACGCCCAAGAAGCTCACACTGCAGTTGGATTTGGAGAAGCCCAGTCTTGGTGATGAAAAATCACCATCACAGCGACGGCAGCCGCATCAACATCCACAACAATTGCAGCAGCTGAAGCCCTCAAAAGCTGAGATAAAGCACGAGAAATCTG CTATGCCTGCTGTTACACCACCTATACCTATACCCGTTGGAGGTTGGCTTGGGAATTTCCCACCGTTTGG TTACCTTAGTCCAGTCCCAGGCCTATCAGGAGCTGGTCTTCATCATCCCATGGACGTGAAGCCAGGGTCTTCTAGTGGATTACAG CCTTCTATATTGCAGCATGCTGCATTGCTTCCACCGCCAACACGCTCAAAGAGATGTGCTACACATTGCTACATTGCGCAATTTATCCAGCACCAGCAGCGGGTTGCAAAGATGAACTCCTTCTGGCCGCCAGCTGTTGCagcggcagccgccgccgccaaCAGATCAGGGCCACTCTTTGGTGCAAGGCCATTCAGCATGGGTGTTGTGCCACCGACAGATGCTGCCTCTATGCTTGTGAACCCAATGCAGGGGAGCTACCCCATCAGGGCTCACACTCCAATGCAAGAAgcaaaggctcctatggctacttCATTCCAGGGGAGTCTCTCGAAGGATAAAGCACTGGGCAATGCTGCTGGTCCTGAATCAAGCCAGAGGAAACAACCGCCTGCTCATGAAACACAGCAGTCCACTCCCATGCCAAACATGCTG CAAGCCCTGGCATTCATCTTTCCATTCAATCAGCAACATGCTATGGTGGCAGCTGCAAATGCTGCCAATCGAGCAGGGGATGCAAAATCATCTGGAGCCAGCAATGCAATGCCGCCATCTGCCAGTGCTCACACTTTGGCAGCAAACTCTGGTGCCACGGCCATGAACTTGAGCTTTGCCAACTTGCAACCGGCTGATGCCCAGTTCTTGGCGATCTTACAGAATGGATACCAATTCCAGGTTGCTGCTCATCCTGGAGGGCCTCCATATCGAGGCATGGCACCACCAGGCCCAGCTGTTCCATTCATCAATGGACATGTGTATTCCTCTCCCATGCTGCACCCATCACAGCAGCAAGGTGCGCAACCACAAAGTCATCAGAAGACCCAGCTGCCAAACTTGCCCAGTTCATCACAGAAGCACCAGCCACAACATTCCCAAGGGCTATTGGGATATGCACCAAATGCTAACGCAGCAGCAGCTGCTAGTAATTCGCACAATTATTCAAGTGGAAATCAGCGCCCTGTCCTTGCGCACCGACAGGAGAGTGACAAAACTGGAGAAGATGGTCTATCGAGTGATGACAAGCCATCCCACTCTCAGAAGAGCGGGTATGAACACAATTTTGCTGTTCCAGTCCATCTACCGAATTTTGCAATGATGCCAGCTGCTCAACCTGCTGGCAGTCAGAGTGAGAAGAAGTTAAGTGACCAtcaccaccagcagcagcagccacaagTCAGTCGTGGCCAGGGTGTGAGGATTGATCTTGCGTCTTCTCAGCCTTTTGTGATGCCCTTTGGCTCCATTGGTCCTCCTGGAtctgccccatctggtctcgactTCTCGGCATTGGCGCAGAGCCATGCATTTTTACAGAGCCATCAAGAAGCAGCCCGGCATGGTTATCCTCAACTTAATTTTGCTGCAGCTCAATCTACGCAGCACAAGCCCCAGCATGGAGAAACAAAATCTGTCGCTGGGGATTCATCCTTGACACACATTGCCGGAGACAGCCAGAGAAAGAAATCAACTTCTACAAAGTATTCTGGTGATTCACAGCAGCATTCGCTGTCCTTCACCAGGACAGAAAGCAagaatcatgtgcctcctttcCTTAGTGGCAGCACAAATGAAAGTTCGTCCCGAACCCTAAGCCTTATTGGAACAGAATCTTCAAATACATTTATGGGAAGCAAATCCACAAATTCCACCACTCCTGCCTCAACACCACCTGCAGCTTCGTCTAGCATTTCTCAGCAGCACCAGCATTTCCTTCAGATGCAAGTGCAGCATAAGCATCAGCATCAGCAGATGATTCAGCACCACCATTTGAATCGGCCTAGATCTGCCGCACCAAGTACACAAAATAGTGCAGGTGGGTACCCAGACCGTCTCAATATGGCGAGCTTTCAGAATATGATGTACCCACCAAATGCTGCCCAAGGCCAAGGGAGAGTTCAATCCCCCCAGTTGAAGGCATCCTCAGGGAGAGGGACACCTTCATCTACTGCTACCACTCCCCCTGCTGCTGCACCCCCTAATTTGATTGTGATGAAGACAAGTAGTCTCCACCCGCAACAAGCAAAGATTCCTATGCAGGCTCTCTCCACTCCTGGTCACCAATCCCAGAGTTCTCTAAGCATGAGTTCATCAAAAATGGCTCCTGTAACTAACCTTTCTACTGGAGGAGGGGATCTATCTCGATCTTCAAATGCCCCTGTTGCTTCTGGTTCACCATCCAATTCGGTGTCCAAAAGCACTGGTGGCAGCCCGCCTGCCACAGGAAATGCAAAGGGTGTTCAGCAGCCTGTCCAATTGCCATCACCACAACAGCAGTTAGCCAAGAACTCTGTGTCGACGTGTGGCTCCAAGTCTACTCCTGCAAACCATTTCAGTATGGCTATGCCATCTATCCTTGGCCAACAGCCTAATTCATCGCCTGGTTCTAATACCGGGAGCAAGCAGCAGTCACATATGTCATCGTCAATGAAACAGCAGCCGTTCCCTCAAGGCCATTTCTTCATATCCAGCACGTATGCTCCTCAGGCTCCAGGAGCCGGCGGTGCTGCTGCCCTTGGCCTATACCAGAAGCGACCAGGCGACAAGACACAGCCACAGGCACCACACCAGCAGAACGCCTTGTCAG CCGCTGCTGGCAGTAACATGAAATCGCTTCATCCTTCGTCCGGTGGATTTATGCATCTCGCAGCGGCAACCCAGTCTGCAGGTGGTGGCATGCCACACACCCACATGCCCGCGGCGCAACTGAGTTTCGGAACAATGCCGGTGCCTTTAAAACCCTCAAGCGACCAGAAGCCCGCTGCTG GAAAATAA